Proteins encoded in a region of the Nitrospira sp. genome:
- a CDS encoding arylamine N-acetyltransferase, producing the protein MDLSTYLSRINYSGDRSTSHDALRALHLAHVFAVPFENLDGYRGVPVSLEPADLFAKIVTARRGGYCFELNGLFSLLLEAMGFEVTRLIARVRYGAKPPYPRSHQVLLVRVGGEPWLVDVGFGGNGLLEPMTLAVGHEARQLEERFRLLSGESGEYLLQAWIHGEWDSLYSFSTQPCQPVDYHYANYFHSHSRDSLFMQRRVCTIPTREGRTTLVDQSLSIRRNGKNEKSVVESDAAYARALLEHFGIVLP; encoded by the coding sequence ATGGATCTCTCTACCTATCTCTCCCGAATCAACTATTCAGGCGATCGCTCTACTTCGCATGACGCGTTGCGTGCGCTTCATCTTGCGCATGTATTTGCGGTGCCGTTTGAGAATCTGGACGGCTATCGGGGCGTGCCGGTGTCCCTGGAGCCTGCCGATCTGTTCGCCAAGATCGTGACCGCGCGTCGCGGCGGGTACTGTTTCGAGTTGAATGGTCTCTTCAGTCTGCTCCTGGAGGCCATGGGGTTTGAGGTTACGAGGCTGATCGCGCGGGTGCGGTATGGGGCGAAGCCGCCTTATCCGCGAAGCCATCAGGTCCTGCTGGTCAGAGTCGGCGGGGAGCCCTGGCTGGTCGATGTCGGTTTTGGTGGAAACGGATTGCTTGAGCCCATGACGCTGGCCGTGGGGCATGAAGCCCGGCAGTTGGAGGAACGGTTTCGTCTCCTCTCAGGAGAATCGGGAGAGTATCTGTTGCAGGCGTGGATTCATGGTGAGTGGGATAGTCTTTATTCCTTCTCGACTCAGCCTTGTCAGCCGGTCGATTATCACTACGCGAACTATTTCCACTCCCATTCCAGGGACTCGCTGTTCATGCAGCGGCGGGTCTGTACGATTCCGACGAGAGAGGGACGTACAACCTTGGTCGATCAGAGTTTAAGCATCCGGCGAAACGGAAAGAACGAGAAATCAGTAGTCGAGAGTGATGCCGCATACGCCCGTGCGCTTCTCGAGCACTTTGGCATCGTCCTGCCGTAA
- a CDS encoding DUF3147 domain-containing protein has product MNDLGKYVLYFLLGGTIVSVSTYLGAQGRSFLAAFASTFPAITGATFILIYLNGGNDAIVSYAKNLLWFVPPWTVYVVSMIVGVPRFGFWPAMVGSLALYMSCVGLVRLIIR; this is encoded by the coding sequence GTGAACGACCTGGGCAAGTATGTACTCTATTTTCTCTTAGGCGGCACCATCGTCAGCGTGTCGACGTACCTCGGCGCGCAAGGCCGATCATTTCTCGCAGCCTTCGCCAGCACCTTCCCCGCCATCACCGGGGCCACGTTCATCCTGATCTATCTGAATGGCGGCAACGACGCCATCGTCAGCTACGCAAAGAATCTGCTGTGGTTCGTGCCGCCCTGGACGGTGTATGTCGTGTCCATGATCGTCGGCGTCCCGCGCTTCGGCTTCTGGCCGGCGATGGTCGGCTCCCTCGCGCTCTATATGAGTTGCGTAGGCTTGGTGCGGTTGATCATCCGGTAG